In the genome of Erinaceus europaeus chromosome 8, mEriEur2.1, whole genome shotgun sequence, one region contains:
- the LOC103116627 gene encoding beta-1,4-galactosyltransferase 1-like: MLAVGLQRPCCLLLAVCALYLGVFRLLYLACSHRNHLPRPGRAGPAQPQGGVAGAPTSPQLAGELRPPAQGLQRPVTFGSPPGSGGRSSSSGPASNLTLTPAPPPGAQSLPLCPVESPLLRGPLRIDSNPRVNLKQVETQNPQVALGGRYRPRNCTCPQKVAIVIPFRNREAHLSYWLHCLHPVLQRQQLDYGVYVITQAGEQLFNRAKLLNVGFREALQDGDYDCFVFSDVDLVPMDDRNAYRCFPQPRHLSVLVDRFGFFLPYQEYFGGVSAMSKQQFLATNGFSNNYWGWGGEDDDMFNRLTLQGMSLSRPRPWVSKFRMLRHWRDKKNEASPQRFQRVAQTKEAMFSDGLNTLSYRVVGRQRHPLYTQITVDIGSPS, translated from the coding sequence ATGCTGGCTGTGGGCCTGCAGCGCCCGTGCTGCCTGCTCCTGGCGGTGTGCGCGCTCTACCTGGGGGTCTTCCGACTTCTCTACCTGGCCTGCAGTCACCGCAACCACCTGCCCAGGCCTGGGCGAGCTGGCCCCGCACAGCCGCAGGGAGGCGTGGCCGGAGCCCCCACTAGCCCGCAGCTGGCAGGGGAGCTCAGGCCGCCAGCACAGGGGTTGCAGCGGCCTGTGACCTTCGGCTCCCCGCCGGGCTCTGGGGGGCGCTCCTCCAGCTCGGGCCCCGCCAGCAACTTGACTTTGACCCCAGCGCCCCCGCCAGGAGCACAGTCCCTGCCCCTATGCCCTGTGGAGTCCCCGCTGCTCCGGGGCCCCCTGAGGATCGACTCCAATCCCCGCGTGAACTTGAAGCAGGTGGAGACGCAGAATCCGCAGGTGGCTCTGGGGGGCCGCTACCGCCCCCGGAACTGCACCTGCCCGCAGAAGGTGGCCATCGTCATCCCCTTCCGTAACCGGGAAGCGCACCTCAGCTACTGGCTCCACTGCCTGCACCCAGTCCTGCAGCGCCAGCAGCTGGATTACGGGGTGTACGTGATCACACAGGCTGGGGAGCAGCTGTTCAACCGCGCCAAGCTCCTCAACGTGGGCTTCCGAGAGGCGCTGCAGGACGGCGACTACGACTGCTTCGTGTTCAGCGACGTGGACCTGGTGCCCATGGACGACCGCAATGCCTACAGGTGCTTCCCGCAGCCGCGCCACCTGTCGGTGCTGGTGGACAGGTTTGGCTTCTTCCTCCCTTATCAGGAGTACTTCGGGGGAGTCTCTGCGATGAGTAAACAGCAGTTTCTGGCCACCAACGGTTTCTCCAACAATTACTGGGGCTGGGGAGGCGAAGACGATGACATGTTTAACCGACTGACTCTCCAAGGCATGTCTCTGTCTCGCCCGCGCCCTTGGGTGAGCAAGTTCCGGATGCTGCGCCACTGGAGGGACAAGAAGAACGAAGCCAGCCCTCAGCGATTCCAGCGAGTGGCGCAAACCAAGGAGGCGATGTTCTCAGATGGCTTGAACACACTCAGCTACCGCGTGGTGGGCAGGCAGAGACACCCGCTGTATACTCAAATCACAGTGGACATCGGCTCGCCCAGCTAG